Proteins encoded by one window of Tubulanus polymorphus chromosome 7, tnTubPoly1.2, whole genome shotgun sequence:
- the LOC141909298 gene encoding dolichol phosphate-mannose biosynthesis regulatory protein-like isoform X1, with protein MVASSGIDKLVGLSMIGLAGLIFSYYTIWVIALPFVDNEHVIHRFFLPRIYAIAIPLIAGIAVLSVVGLVLGVVLMTNRKTKQKTK; from the exons atg GTTGCCTCATCAGGAATTGATAAGCTGGTAGGCCTATCCATGATTGGATTAGCAGGTCTTATCTTCAGTTACTACACGATATGGGTCATCGCTTTG CCATTTGTCGATAACGAACATGTTATACATCGGTTTTTCCTGCCACGAATCTACGCAATAGCTATTCCTCTTATTGCCGGTATTGCTGTCCTAAGTGTTGTAG gattgGTCTTGGGCGTTGTGCTGATGACGaacagaaaaacaaaacaaaaaacgaaataa
- the LOC141909298 gene encoding dolichol phosphate-mannose biosynthesis regulatory protein-like isoform X2: protein MIGLAGLIFSYYTIWVIALPFVDNEHVIHRFFLPRIYAIAIPLIAGIAVLSVVGLVLGVVLMTNRKTKQKTK from the exons ATGATTGGATTAGCAGGTCTTATCTTCAGTTACTACACGATATGGGTCATCGCTTTG CCATTTGTCGATAACGAACATGTTATACATCGGTTTTTCCTGCCACGAATCTACGCAATAGCTATTCCTCTTATTGCCGGTATTGCTGTCCTAAGTGTTGTAG gattgGTCTTGGGCGTTGTGCTGATGACGaacagaaaaacaaaacaaaaaacgaaataa